In the genome of Synchiropus splendidus isolate RoL2022-P1 chromosome 13, RoL_Sspl_1.0, whole genome shotgun sequence, the window GTGACCGGCAAAGAGAGGCGGCACTCGGTTCCTGACATTCTCATGAGTTGGGGTGGTGGAACTCCCCAGGCTGAAACCAGAGGTGCAGTTGACAATGAGCAGCCTCAGACAGGGCTCCAGCAGCCATCCTGTGAAACCGAAGGTGAGAAAGAAAAGTGCGATGACCCAAATCGCACAGAGACGAGGGACGAAGGCATATTGGCACAAGCTAGCTCCACACAATATCATGAAGACCAGATGTTCAATGGCAGTGAAACACAAGCAGCAAAACCTGTAAGCggggaaaatgttttcatgaaaactTTGCATTGTATTGAAGCTATACAGGAAGGAAACCATGATGAAAACAGTGTGACTCTGCCCAAGGACACCACGGAGACTCTTGCCTTTATACCATTCAGCTCGTACCAAACTAAACCAAAACTGAACGAGTCAGTCTGGTCCGTGGAGTCTCTTGCTCCCTTCATCCCTTCTAAGGAATGGATGCTACAAAACTCTACGTCTGAAATGCTGAAGATGACCAAGGAATCAGAAGTTGATTACCCAGTGTTACCCAAAAATGATGGGCAGCGGTCAAAATGCCGCCCACACTGTTTGTCCCCATCGAAATCTCCAGTGTCGAGTATGTCCCCCAAGGTCGTACATCAGATGACAGGTCCAATAATTGATGTTGCAAGTGACCTGTTGGATGATATTCTGCACCACCTTAAAGACCACTCTGGTGGCTTAAGTCCTGCATCTTTGCTTCCTAAATTTAATACGAATAGGTCTTCTGAACCTGTGGCATCTAAATCCCCAAACCAGGAAACGAGTATTTTAATCGAGCAGCTAACTGCTCCTCTTGAACTAAAGCAGATGTCTGCAGGACATTGCAACCACAGTAGCCCTTTAGAGATTATTGAACCACAAAAGCAACAGGAGCGGCTGCAGCTGATCGTCCCCGCCAGTGACCAGCACAATGTTTCTCCATCCAAGAAAGACCTGGTGGACTGTGGAGTTCAGTGCACAGACCTTCAGTTCTGCCCGTGTCAGGACACAACGGTGCTCCATGCTAAGCATATTAAACAGAAAGGTGAAGTTACTGAATCTTTTATTCTTTTG includes:
- the buc2l gene encoding uncharacterized protein buc2l, encoding MAAIIGPPPHPAPAHPAPALPHPRSNSRSSEPSAGQQDHHINQDPPPHPQHHLPPRPVYYVQAPPPPPFLPYQWPVSFPFNPFMGFPGIGYSMVMPPFLPPPYIDAPAYVMPHPHLQPVDYRRFFQPPLHAPMAPQQNPYQARRVRPQQPVIGRETVNSEVQTEPTRRDVTRYCPSPVVGSDSGQGTASSSPSSSSSRKRFTEVANLTSPTCNTTDAVEVKRKLIDVQSVQKDLQSNVKPSLEMQIGQFGSTRNKNGHFNIWSVSSTESLNPVCSSSQREDVTGKERRHSVPDILMSWGGGTPQAETRGAVDNEQPQTGLQQPSCETEGEKEKCDDPNRTETRDEGILAQASSTQYHEDQMFNGSETQAAKPVSGENVFMKTLHCIEAIQEGNHDENSVTLPKDTTETLAFIPFSSYQTKPKLNESVWSVESLAPFIPSKEWMLQNSTSEMLKMTKESEVDYPVLPKNDGQRSKCRPHCLSPSKSPVSSMSPKVVHQMTGPIIDVASDLLDDILHHLKDHSGGLSPASLLPKFNTNRSSEPVASKSPNQETSILIEQLTAPLELKQMSAGHCNHSSPLEIIEPQKQQERLQLIVPASDQHNVSPSKKDLVDCGVQCTDLQFCPCQDTTMFNMNKKSIFHNLIGLSYGVDAARDFGGVGRNSIY